The genomic region GATGACCTGCATCGGCGTCATGCCCGCAGTGACCATGTCCGCCATCTCTTCGTGCGGGCCCCACGGGCGGTTGCCGTCGGTGCCGAGGGTGATGCGCGCGCCGGCCGCATTGAGCTTCGCGAGATTGCGCGCCTGGATGCCGAAGAACTTCTGCGCGTCGGGACGATCGGTATTGGCCGCTTCGAGCTTGTCGACCTCGGCCGCGGACAACCCGGCTTTCAGCCACGACAGATCGGTCTTCACCCCGCGATCGGGCAGGTTGGGCGTGAGCACGAGGTTCGGATGCTGCTTCCACATCGCGATGAATTCGTCGTCGATGTCTCTGTCGCGCACGCCGTGCGCGAAAGCATCGATTCCCGCGCGTATCAGGCCCTTCGCATCTTCCAGATCGAAGATGTGCGCGGTGACGCGCAGGCCGCGCTTGTGCGCTTCGTCGATGATCGGCCCGTAGATCTCCGGCGGGATCTTCTTGTACTTGCCGTCGCGCGTGTCGACCCAGATCTTGACGATGTCGACCTTGTCCGCCGCGAGCTGTTGCACCGCCTTGCGGCCGTCGTCCGCGGTGGTGACCCAGTGCGGCACGGTCGTGCGGCCCGGCTCGGGCATGGTGATGCCGCGTCCGGCGGTGAACATTCGTGCCGCACCCGGCATCGTCTTGCCCTGAAATTCGAAGGCTTCGATGCTGTCGGTGCCCATGCTCATCGCGGCGCCGACGCCGTAATAGGCGCGCATCCTGAGGTCGCGCACGATGGCGTCGCGCCGCGGGCTCAGGTGGACGTGCGTGTCGATGATCGTCGGCATCACCGTCTTGCCTTTGACGTCCACGCGCTTCGCGCCCGCCGGCACTTTGACGTTCGCGGCAGGACCGGCTGCGGCGATGCGCGCGCCGTCGACCACCAGCACGCCGTTGTCGATGACGCGCCCGTCGCCGACGATCAGGCGTGCGCCTTCGTAGGCGGTCACCGATTGGGCATGAGCGGGATGGCCGAATGCGGCGACGGTGCAGAGCGCTGCGGCGGCGGCTAGTTTTTTCATGACGGCTCCCCCTTCCAGGAACGTGACCGGATCGTGCGCCAAAGCACTCTGGAAAGTCAAAATGGACCGGATCGCGGGCGCTGTCGCTCCGGAATGACGGTCCCTGGCGGGACCGTCACATCTCGTCGAGTATCTTGAGCGTATCCTCGAACGACCACACGCGGCGGATCTCGATGACGTCGTACTGCCGCGCGAGCGCGGGCGGGAACTTGGCATACGGCGCATGCAGCTCGGAGATGCGGAAGATCGCTTCGTCGATCTCGCGCAGGCCGCTCGAGCGGTGGATGCGCACGTCCTCGAGGCTGCCGTCGCTGCGGATGGCGACGGTGACGATCGGGTTGTCGTAGAGCGAGGAGCGCGACGCCGAGCGGCGGTAGTTGAACGATCCATAGCGCTCGAGCTTGGAGCGCCAGCTCTCGATGTAGCTCCTCACCATGACGTCGCGCTCGATCCCGAACACCGAGCGCCGGCGCGGGTTCTCGGCGGTGGTCGGCGGCCCGGGCGGACGTCGCGGATCGCCGCGCGGCGTGCCCGGATTGCGCAGGTCCTCGATCGCTTTCTTCGCGATGTCGAGGCCGGAGAGCTGGCCCGGCGCCGCCGGTCCCGCCTTCTGCGCCGCGAGACGCTCGCGCTCGCGCTGCGCGTCGGCTTCGGCGCGCTTCCTCTCGGCTTCCCTGGCGCGCGCGGCTTCTTCGGCGAGGCGCTGCGCTTCCTTCAGCTTCGCGGCTTCCTCGGCGGCCTTCTGCGCTTCGAGCGCTTTGCGCTTCGCCTCGGCCTGCAGCTTGGCGAGCTCCTCCGCGCGCTTGAGCGCCTCCATCTCGAGCCGCACGCGGCGGCCTTCCTCTTCCTTCTTCTTGAGCTCCGCGACGCGCGCTTCCTCCTCCTTCTTCTTCTCCTCGATGCGGCGCGCTTCCTCGAGCTTCTTCGCTTCCTCTTCCTTCTTCTGCGCGACCGCGCGCTGCCGCGCGAGCTCTTCGGCTTCCTGCCGCGTCTTGTCCTCGGCGAGCTTCTTCGCCTCGAGCTCCAGGGCTTCCCTGCGCGCTTCTTCCTCTTTGCGCGCGTCCTCGAGGCGCTTCGCTTCGGCGAGCTGCTTTGCTTCCTCCGCCTTCTTCCGGGCGAGCGCGCGCTGCCG from Burkholderiales bacterium harbors:
- a CDS encoding amidohydrolase family protein; its protein translation is MKKLAAAAALCTVAAFGHPAHAQSVTAYEGARLIVGDGRVIDNGVLVVDGARIAAAGPAANVKVPAGAKRVDVKGKTVMPTIIDTHVHLSPRRDAIVRDLRMRAYYGVGAAMSMGTDSIEAFEFQGKTMPGAARMFTAGRGITMPEPGRTTVPHWVTTADDGRKAVQQLAADKVDIVKIWVDTRDGKYKKIPPEIYGPIIDEAHKRGLRVTAHIFDLEDAKGLIRAGIDAFAHGVRDRDIDDEFIAMWKQHPNLVLTPNLPDRGVKTDLSWLKAGLSAAEVDKLEAANTDRPDAQKFFGIQARNLAKLNAAGARITLGTDGNRPWGPHEEMADMVTAGMTPMQVIVAATRNSAEFLRMSDAGTLEAGKSADFIVLDANPLDDITHTRRISTVVLRGETVDRTNPGQSQISGR